The Setaria viridis chromosome 9, Setaria_viridis_v4.0, whole genome shotgun sequence sequence GACAAACAGTATCAGGGAGCAAATTAAATTGCCTTTTCTGCTAATGAATGTTGCAAGGTAGACATGCGCTAAGGTGGGCACTTAAGTCTTAACTGCAAAAATCCACACTTGAGCTTCATAAACGAAATACTTAAATCCACGTAATTAATTATTGATATCAACCTCGTGTATGCATTTATTATCTACTTAGTGTCTTCGAGAACCCTAAGGCTCCTGTTGGCACAATTCTACTAACCTAATGCAAAACCCTCATTAAGTACTGCTGAGTCAGTCATTAAGACTTATATAAAGTACGGATTTAATTTTTGGCAAAGCCATAAGTTTCAATTCATCATCAAGTAACTATAACCACTTATGCTGAGCTCATTGGAAGTGTCATTGGGCACACACTTTACCCAGTTCATATTTCACTACCATTTTAAAAAACTAGTGAAATATCTCTGAAATATGTTTGAAAGCtaagttaaaaaaaagttagCAGGGATGAAAAGAAAACAGCATGCTGACAATTCAGAGTGACATTATGCCTACCCTCTTGGCTCCACCTGCCACAAAGTAACCAATCCATCCAACGCACTGCATCACAAGAAACCATAAGATTAAAAGTTTGGAAAACTTAAGCAAACTTCTCATATCATTGGTaattaaaattaattatttCATTTTGCTAAGATGTCTATCGGAACGGTGGTTGAGAACTTAGTCTGCCCTCCCAGTTTACAATTCTAAACCAGCAAACCTATAGTGCtgcccacaaaaaaaaaatgtttcacaAAGAAGTACAGGCGTCCAACTTGGAACTTTGGAAGAAGATTGCTTTGTGAGCCTGTGCTTGTAGACTGACATtacataactttttttttcgtgAATTGTTGCAGGCAACCAGGTCGAAGCAATTAAAAATTATGGAGGTGGAGAAATGATGCCAAAGATGCCAAAGGTGACACTAATAGTTTTTTTGAGCTTCTCATTGCATGATCATCCGTGAACTATAGCCTACACCAAATTCGCTAAAAACTTTCAATAAAATGAACAGAAGATTGATCAGTTAGCAGGGCTTTTTCCTACAGTTGGTGCATTCATGGTGCATATTTACTATATCCCATGAAACTTACCTGGTAACAACAAGCTGATCATTAGCAGGGCATAGCTCAAGACACCTAAGCTTCCTCTTGTGTTGGCTCGAGACCAAAGTGCCACCTTGAAATTTAAGCACCGTTGCAGATGACTTCTTGACACTGGGGATCAAGTTCTGATGCTCTTTCTCTTCTGAATACCAGATACGCACAGGTGAGAGGTGTGTATAGCAAATCAAACATCAATAATGATCATACGTTGGGCAAAACTACTTTTCTCCTAAAGAGGAAAGGCTGTAGAACGTACGGATCTTTCTCTTGGgcttcttctcctctttccttgaccgctccggcggcggcggcgccgcaggTGATGAAGAGGACGACGGGGCGGCGGTTTTCTTCAACCCAGGCATGGGCTCTGGGCGCGGGGCAGGCCGGTTGTTGGTCCCAGGGATGAGAAGCGACGGCCTCGCCGCTGgctgcggcgcgggcgcgggagaCTTCTTCtctggcggcggctgcgggggcGACGGCTTGGGTTCCCTCTggattggcggcggcggcgatggcttgGGTTCCCTCTTaattggcggcggcggtggcttgggTTCCgtgtggctcggcggcggcctgggATCCCGGCATCGGGCGAGCCGCGACTGCGCCTCGGCGAGCTTCATCTCCGCGGTGTCCAGCTGCGGCGGCGACCACCATCGAGATCACAACTACCATCATCATCGCGAAAGGGGGAAGGAGGCAAGAGAAGGGGAGAAAGAAAGTGGGCGTACCAGGGACTGGTAGTGGAGCAGCTTGAGCTTGCAGCGCTCGACGTCGCGCTCGCGGTGCGCGATGAGGGCGacgaccgcctcctccgccatggcgtcctcgtcctcgtcgtccggCGGCTCCCCgctggccgcggcggaggatgggGCGGAGGCGACGGGGGGTACGCgcgcggcgccattggcggagGGGCGGGGCCTGTAggcggagtcgtcgtcgtcgtccttctcGAGCTTGGGCCTcttgagcggcggcgggtcggccatggcggcggacCGCACGAGGCGGCGGGGGGCAGCGAGCCGAAGGGCGTGGCCTGCGTCTCctgggagaggaagaggagagataATCCCTGTCCCGCCCGCGATCCGACCGCGCCCGCGTCCCCGCCAGTATTTGCTTTGCGTGCGCCGAGTCGCGCCGCACCGCACCGCAGCACGCAGGCACGCACGCCCGCCTACTCCCGGCACGAGCACGCCAACCGACGGCGCCTAGTGCGATGGCACCATCGGTGTGAAATCTAAAATGGATGGGCACGACTCGCGTGCACATTTTCGTTTCGACTGCCATTTTCACTTCTGACTTCGTGGCGCTACCAGTGTCTGGGATGGGGTATTGTATTGTATCgtggtaaaaaaaataatgcataCACATTCATAATAGCATAATACACAGCATCAGATACAATTTCACTGAATATTTGCAAGGCTGTGTCCCAAATTGAGCAAACAACACGCTTAATGCACCAACATTGTACAACAGCTCGAGTGATTAGCAACTTGATACGCCTCATATTTACAGTTGAGCAGCACGGATGATACATGCGCCATCACCATCAGGACGGAGAATTGGAGATGACTCGGCAAGCTGATCAACCCCCACAGCGCCACCACAACAACTTGATAGACTGGCGAGAAGCCAAGCAGAAGAAAGGACGGATGCGGACCCGCTACGGCGTCTCGTCGTCGTGGTACAGATACAGGCCGAAACCAAACCTTGCGCAGGCTTTGCAGAACGCGGCTTCTTCTGCCGCCGCCACGGGATCATCAAACCGTGCGTCACTCAGCGATGCTGTTCCAGCGGCCTCTCTATGAACCTGCATCAGTGGAGACAGTTCAGACAAGACTTTCAAACAACTGTATTGTTCTAGTGTGCGAGTGATTAGTTAGTTCCATGTGATGCCTGCACAGCAATGCAGTTTCTCCTTCAACAGACTGCTTTGGTAACCGAAGTTTATACTGCACAAGGCAGTTTCCAAAATTAGAGGGTGTGCATGCATGGTGTACCATGCACTGGAAGAAAAGCTATGCTCCAGGGAATTCACATCTCAAACACAGAACCTTAAGCATTAAGTCCTCTTTGCTTAATATAAGTATGAACTAACATGTACCATATCATATTCTAATGTTTGGATATCTGTAGAATTATGAATTCAGGAAACAGACATTACTGAAATTCTCAGGTATGATTGGTTCTTACTAGTGCCCCAAAACAACAAAGCAATGTAGCTTACACCTTGGGCGCGAAAACAGGCAAAGCCTGCACAAACTATGATTAAATTTGTGAAGCATCTGAATCAAGTTCCGTGGCAACCTAACAGCCATTATGAAAATCAAATGGCCAGTCCAGCCTCCCACTCGAGTTTAGGCCCAACCCCAGATAtcccaaaagaaagaaagaaagaaactgtGACACTCTTGCACAATAAGTTAACGAGTGACTGCGAGAGTGGCTAAGATAGTTGTTGCATCCATATACAGATAGCAAAGAACTATAACAAATGGAGATGATGGTGAGGTACCTCTCCGTCTGTTCCTCGTACTGTCACACGGTATATCACAGTCACCTTTCCACTGTCAGTGTAGATAACATCACGGATCTCTCCACACCAACCTGAACACAGGGAGTAACCCAAGGTAAATTTAAAAGGGCAAACAGTTGGCACATGAAGCACAACCAGTACATTTGAGGTGAAGAGAAGAGGCACGGCATCGATGGAGCAAGGAGCTGGTGCAATTGTACAAGAGGATCAATTGCAAATGTTGAAACACATTGGACTGTTGCTGGCACTCAAAATTCTGCATATGCAGCTCATGTATACTAGTACTACTCATCCCACCCTCCATGTTCTATTACAACTATCCAAGTTCAATGAAAGCATAACAGTGTATAGTGTATGCACTATGCAGCATCGTTTAAATCTAGATGCGCAGTTCAAAAAGTAACGGGCAAAGAAATGGTGATGTTCTAACTAGCCTCTGTTGTAACAAGAACACAAAAGGCAGTGAGAATTGACAGCATGGGTTTCGATCGTAGCCTCACCTGGAGCATAAAAGCTGAGCATCCTGTTGGCATGGTACCTGTAATCAAACAGCCATCAACAATCAGGACAGGGAGAAGCTTGGTGATTTGTAAGATTATTATGAAATGAGATGATCCACCTGAATTTAGGGATGGATTAACAGCTTAATTAACTGACTACGCTGAGATCTGCAACGGTTACTCAGCACTCAGCAGAGATGAGTAGCTTGGAAGCGGATCCCGAGCGAAAACCCAGCAGAGAGCAGGTAGTTGGCGTTACCAGGGGACGACGGgatcggaggcggaggcgcgtcgTGAGGCGGGTCGCACGATGGTGTCCGGAACGCGCTTGTTGAGGTCGCGGAGGATCTCGACGAGCGGGCGCGTGATCCCGGACGGCGCGGCGTCGAGCGGCACGACGTAGTTGGTggtggacgccgccgcgcccggtgGCTTCCGCtctggcgccgcggcggcgacgaccgccacgcgggtggggcggcgggaggcgcgggGGAGCGCCGCGGAGGCCCGGAGCGGCCGGGCGAGCGGGCGCGCGAGGAAGGCGGACTCCATGGGCTGCGGCGTGGGGGTGCTCAGGTCAAGTTGGGTAGGCGTGTCTCAGTGAACGGCCACCAGGCTGGACTCGAGttggtgtggtggtggtgcaggtgtGCTCAGTGACCGTGGCTCGCTTTTGGCTGATCTGAACCGTTGAAAGCCCATCCAACGTTGGCAAGCTATGCTGACCATCTTCTCCCTTGGGTTTCTTTTCTTCCCAACACACAGCACGCGGTGGTTGTGGAATCCAAAAGAAATGCTTCACACACTGGGCGCCCTTCTTTTCAGAAAGGAAAATTACTCAAAATTGAAATCTCAACGATGCAttaaattttttcttttctctaggGCTAGGATGTCAATCCCTTTCAAGCAAATTTTTCAAAACAGATAATCAAAGTTCCAATAGTATCGTAGCATTTCTTGCATCATAAGTCCTGAAATATCACATTTTCCCGATGCATTAAGCTAAATAGGACACGGAAACCAAAG is a genomic window containing:
- the LOC117838101 gene encoding uncharacterized protein — its product is MADPPPLKRPKLEKDDDDDSAYRPRPSANGAARVPPVASAPSSAAASGEPPDDEDEDAMAEEAVVALIAHRERDVERCKLKLLHYQSLLDTAEMKLAEAQSRLARCRDPRPPPSHTEPKPPPPPIKREPKPSPPPPIQREPKPSPPQPPPEKKSPAPAPQPAARPSLLIPGTNNRPAPRPEPMPGLKKTAAPSSSSSPAAPPPPERSRKEEKKPKRKIQEKEHQNLIPSVKKSSATVLKFQGGTLVSSQHKRKLRCLELCPANDQLVVTSALDGLVTLWQVEPRGPSISFRGKTDCFSPKHRWPEDIAWHPDGDTIFAVYTADNGDSQVSMTNLISGQRKVTFLPEKPHTKGIINNISFMPWSDACFVTGGSDHAVILWEDKDDSWKHKRVHKDFHSSAVMGVAGLQQKKTIISVGCDKRIIGFDLSAGRTEFKNLIDSKCMSVLTNPCDFNLYMVQTGAPGSQLRLFDIRLRQTEVHAFGWKQESSESQSALINQSWSPDGWYVSSGSADPVIHIFDIRYHGQKPCQSVQAHQKRVFKAVWHQTSPYLTSISSDLNIGIHKYS
- the LOC117838110 gene encoding DNA repair RAD52-like protein 2, chloroplastic, coding for MESAFLARPLARPLRASAALPRASRRPTRVAVVAAAAPERKPPGAAASTTNYVVPLDAAPSGITRPLVEILRDLNKRVPDTIVRPASRRASASDPVVPWYHANRMLSFYAPGWCGEIRDVIYTDSGKVTVIYRVTVRGTDGEVHREAAGTASLSDARFDDPVAAAEEAAFCKACARFGFGLYLYHDDETP